A single Lactuca sativa cultivar Salinas chromosome 8, Lsat_Salinas_v11, whole genome shotgun sequence DNA region contains:
- the LOC111917057 gene encoding uncharacterized protein LOC111917057: MEAQVGMSSHGGVVDGSTAVKFLQKQQAVAPSPSPRQHQHQHQQSAEIGTVPQLLAGGIAGAFSKTCTAPLARLTILFQVQGMHSEVALLSRPCIWNEALRIANEEGFRAFWKGNLVTIAHRLPYTAVNFYAYEQFKKLLKSIPSIRNNSESATADACVHFVGGGMSGITAAMATYPLDLVRTRLAAQRSTVYYHGIGHALRTIIRDEGFVGLYKGLGATLLGVGPSIAISFSVYEMLRSNWKSQRPDDSTVMVSLACGSLSGIASSTATFPLDLVRRRKQLEGVGGRARVYNTGLLGTFGHIMRTEGFRGLYRGILPEYYKVVPGVGIVFMTYETLKKLFSDRPF; this comes from the exons ATGGAAGCTCAAGTGGGGATGTCTAGTCATGGGGGAGTCGTGGACGGCAGTACAGCGGTGAAGTTTTTGCAAAAGCAGCAGGCGGTGGCGCCATCTCCTTCGCCACGTCAACACCAACACCAACATCAACAGTCTGCGGAGATAGGCACGGTACCACAGCTTCTAGCCGGAGGTATTGCTGGGGCTTTTAGCAAAACATGTACAGCTCCACTCGCACGCCTCACTATTCTCTTTCAG GTGCAAGGTATGCATTCTGAGGTGGCACTGCTGAGTAGGCCTTGTATATGGAATGAGGCTTTACGTATTGCTAATGAAGAGGGTTTTAGAGCCTTTTGGAAAGGAAATCTAGTTACTATTGCTCATCGCCTTCCTTACACTGCAGTTAACTTCTATGCCTATGAACAGTTCaaaaaa TTGCTAAAGTCAATTCCAAGTATTAGAAATAACAGTGAAAGTGCAACTGCAGATGCTTGTGTACACTTTGTGGGTGGTGGAATGTCAGGAATAACAGCTGCCATGGCCACTTATCCTTTAGATCTTGTCAGGACACGTCTTGCAGCTCAG AGAAGCACAGTATACTATCATGGAATTGGGCATGCGCTTCGTACAATTATCAGAGATGAGGGGTTTGTTGGCTTGTATAAGGGACTTGGAGCTACCTTATTG GGTGTTGGACCAAGCATTGCAATAAGCTTTTCTGTTTATGAAATGTTGCGATCAAATTGGAAATCTCAAAG GCCGGATGATTCCACTGTGATGGTGAGTTTGGCTTGTGGGAGTCTCTCTGGCATTGCTTCGTCTACAG CAACATTCCCGTTGGATCTTGTGAGAAGGAGAAAGCAATTGGAAGGAGTGGGTGGGCGGGCCCGTGTTTACAATACAGGCTTACTTGGGACATTTGGTCACATTATGCGCACTGAAGGCTTTCGTGGTCTATATAGAGGAATACTTCCTGAATATTACAAAGTTGTCCCTGGTGTAGGAATCGTTTTCATGACATACGAGACACTCAAAAAACTTTTTTCAGATAGACCGTTCTAG
- the LOC111917058 gene encoding protein NRT1/ PTR FAMILY 5.6: protein MEHLEKGQQVEIDEKKWVYDSSFDHRGQTPLRSSTGAWKASLFIIAIEFAERLCYFGIATSLIIYLTKVLHQDVKTSAKSANQWAGVTTLMPLVGGFLADSYLGRFRTVLLSSIIYLMGLILLTMSSMIPSLKPCANHEHCVEPRKIHVVVFFIAIYLVSVGTGGHKPSLESFGADQFDDDHPEERKKKMSFFNWWSVALCSGLLLGVTLIVYMQDHVGWGQADIILTIAMACSVAIFIIGRPFYRYRKPVNPLKRMVQVCVAAFYKRKLPYPSSPNDLHEVQKSEKSQERQLCHTNTFKFLDKAAIIEEEDFADKKQDPWRLSTVTRVEEMKLLLNMIPIWLTSIPFGICVAQATTFFIKQGVLLDRKITHTFILPPASIFGLSALGIIVSVTIYDRILVPLLRRVTGTERGINILQRIGIGMVFSVTTMIVSAVVERKRLAVVGDNPLHGSAGMSVFWLAPQFLIIGIGDAFTLVGLQEYFYDQVPDSMRSIGIALYLSVIGAGNFMSSFLITIVDHVTTKVSGKSWFGKDLNGSRLDYFYWLLAAIAAVNLCVYVFVARRYSYKNVQQTTTVAVADCYQGHGHVARA, encoded by the exons ATGGAGCATCTTGAGAAAGGTCAACAAGTAGAAATTGATGAAAAAAAATGGGTTTACGACTCCTCGTTTGATCATAGAGGACAAACACCTCTTCGTTCTTCGACTGGTGCTTGGAAAGCATCATTGTTCATTATCG CCATCGAGTTTGCAGAGAGGCTATGTTACTTTGGGATCGCGACAAGTTTGATTATATACCTCACTAAAGTCCTTCATCAAGATGTAAAAACATCGGCTAAGAGCGCTAATCAATGGGCCGGAGTAACGACTCTAATGCCACTTGTCGGAGGATTTCTAGCCGACAGTTACTTGGGACGTTTTCGAACAGTTCTTTTATCATCAATTATCTATCTAATG GGTTTGATTCTGTTGACAATGTCTAGTATGATTCCGAGTTTAAAACCTTGTGCAAACCACGAGCATTGTGTAGAACCTAGAAAGATCCATGTAGTTGTGTTCTTCATTGCAATATATTTGGTATCCGTGGGCACGGGTGGACACAAACCTTCGTTAGAAAGCTTCGGAGCTGATCAATTCGATGATGATCATCCAGAAGAACGCAAGAAAAAGATGTCATTCTTCAATTGGTGGAGTGTAGCCCTTTGCTCAGGGCTATTGCTCGGTGTAACACTCATTGTGTACATGCAAGACCATGTTGGTTGGGGTCAAGCAGATATCATTCTCACCATTGCTATGGCTTGTTCGGTGGCCATCTTCATCATTGGTAGGCCTTTCTATCGATACCGAAAGCCCGTGAACCCGTTGAAGCGTATGGTACAAGTATGTGTTGCagcattttataaaagaaaattacCTTACCCTTCTAGCCCTAACGATTTACATGAGGtccaaaaatcagaaaaatcccAAGAGCGCCAACTTTGCCACACCAACACCTTCAA GTTTCTTGATAAAGCCGCGATAATTGAAGAAGAAGATTTTGCTGACAAGAAACAAGATCCATGGCGACTATCGACAGTAACAAGAGTAGAAGAAATGAAGTTGCTTTTAAACATGATCCCTATTTGGCTAACATCGATACCTTTCGGTATCTGTGTGGCACAAGCAACAACGTTCTTTATCAAACAAGGCGTGTTACTAGACCGAAAAATCACCCATACTTTCATCCTCCCACCCGCTTCGATATTCGGCCTATCGGCTCTCGGAATTATCGTTTCCGTAACAATTTACGATAGAATCCTAGTCCCTTTGCTAAGGCGGGTAACGGGAACCGAAAGAGGAATCAACATCCTACAAAGAATCGGAATCGGAATGGTGTTTTCCGTCACAACAATGATCGTTTCCGCCGTTGTTGAACGAAAGCGTCTAGCGGTCGTGGGAGACAATCCGTTACACGGGTCGGCCGGAATGAGTGTGTTCTGGTTAGCACCACAGTTTTTAATCATCGGAATTGGGGATGCGTTCACTTTAGTTGGTCTTCAAGAATACTTTTATGATCAAGTTCCTGATTCCATGAGAAGCATCGGAATTGCGCTTTACCTAAGTGTGATTGGAGCTGGAAACTTTATGAGTAGTTTCTTGATCACAATTGTGGATCATGTGACTACAAAAGTGTCGGGAAAAAGTTGGTTTGGGAAGGATTTGAATGGTAGCCGTCTCGACTATTTTTATTGGTTGCTGGCGGCAATCGCTGCAGTGaatttgtgtgtgtatgtgtttgtagcGCGCAGATACTCGTACAAGAACGTACAGCAAACGACCACGGTGGCTGTGGCCGATTGCTACCAAGGTCACGGCCACGTGGCAAGGGCttga